Proteins found in one Arthrobacter pascens genomic segment:
- a CDS encoding phosphotransferase family protein: MAKLLRATHVPAPRELPTLADRVEGMLSRAAARGARVPDGLDSILRRVRARETSAPVLTHHDVWPNNVIDDGDRLWLVDWEFAGAGDGMFDLATVARAANLDIDGEHAMLEEYGLPGGAHRLAEARWSIGLFEGAWALAMHTARGSDGGFDFARHASDMFAGLKNVPN, from the coding sequence ATGGCGAAGTTGCTTCGAGCTACCCATGTGCCGGCACCGCGCGAACTTCCGACGCTCGCCGACAGGGTGGAAGGGATGCTTTCCCGCGCAGCGGCACGCGGCGCGCGCGTGCCCGATGGCCTCGACTCAATTCTGCGGCGAGTCCGTGCACGGGAAACGTCGGCGCCTGTCCTCACCCACCATGACGTGTGGCCTAACAACGTCATCGACGACGGCGACCGCTTGTGGCTTGTTGACTGGGAGTTCGCCGGCGCTGGCGACGGAATGTTTGATCTCGCGACAGTTGCACGAGCCGCAAATCTTGATATCGACGGTGAACACGCCATGCTCGAGGAATACGGCCTCCCTGGCGGTGCGCATCGACTCGCTGAAGCGCGGTGGAGCATCGGACTCTTCGAGGGTGCATGGGCGCTTGCGATGCATACCGCCCGGGGAAGCGACGGCGGCTTTGATTTCGCAAGGCACGCCAGCG